A window of the Arenibacter algicola genome harbors these coding sequences:
- the pepE gene encoding dipeptidase PepE, giving the protein MKKILLASTSTLFGQGYLEYLLEELESFFEGCSTITFIPYARPGGISHEDYTTLATTAFSKINKKVVGLHTFTDPLEGLAQAEGIFTGGGNTFLLVQQLHQLHLINPLKATIESGTPYLGTSAGSNIAGPSMRTTNDMPIVYPPSFDTLGVVDFNLNPHYLDPDPNSQHKGETRETRIREFHIFNTTPVIGLREGNYILVNGDHKILKGEGTARIFEAGKKPYESKNIPF; this is encoded by the coding sequence ATGAAAAAAATATTATTGGCCAGTACTTCTACCCTCTTTGGACAAGGGTATTTGGAATATCTTTTGGAAGAATTAGAGTCCTTTTTTGAAGGCTGTTCCACCATTACCTTTATCCCTTACGCCAGGCCAGGCGGTATATCCCATGAGGATTATACTACCCTGGCAACTACCGCCTTTTCCAAAATAAATAAAAAGGTGGTAGGGCTCCATACTTTTACCGATCCGCTAGAAGGCCTCGCCCAAGCGGAAGGCATTTTTACAGGTGGGGGAAATACGTTTCTCTTGGTTCAGCAATTGCACCAATTGCATCTTATTAACCCTTTGAAGGCAACAATAGAGTCGGGCACCCCATATCTTGGAACCAGCGCGGGCAGTAACATTGCCGGCCCAAGCATGAGGACCACCAATGATATGCCCATTGTTTACCCTCCCAGTTTTGACACCTTGGGGGTGGTGGATTTTAATCTCAACCCCCATTATTTGGATCCGGACCCCAATAGCCAACATAAAGGAGAAACTAGGGAGACCAGGATCCGCGAATTTCATATCTTTAATACTACCCCCGTAATTGGCCTCCGTGAGGGCAACTATATTTTGGTGAACGGAGACCACAAAATTCTAAAGGGCGAGGGTACGGCGCGCATCTTTGAAGCTGGAAAAAAACCTTATGAAAGTAAGAATATTCCCTTTTAA